One part of the Sphingopyxis sp. PAMC25046 genome encodes these proteins:
- a CDS encoding alpha/beta fold hydrolase has protein sequence MIRGFLTRRAEWPARVPDPDAPPPLTLLWREIGSLARAIGGRIRPLPPEPNPDSEHPPVMVLPGFLSGDWATKALRADLRRSGFRCYAWGLGFNRGATADIIDRIDTRVQWIIDRTGYAPALVGWSLGGIYAREYAKHHPDKVARVVTLGSPFSGSRRANRAWRLYHLIARHPVDNPPIDFHPAPRPEMPTFALWSKHDGVVAVNSARGLPHESDREVEVDCSHMGFAYAPTSVAAIVKALTEEVSAAD, from the coding sequence ATGATCCGCGGCTTCCTCACCCGGCGCGCCGAATGGCCCGCGCGCGTCCCCGATCCCGATGCACCGCCGCCGCTGACCTTGCTGTGGCGCGAGATCGGGTCGCTCGCGCGCGCGATCGGCGGCCGTATCCGTCCGCTGCCGCCCGAACCCAATCCCGACAGCGAGCATCCGCCGGTGATGGTGCTCCCCGGCTTCCTCTCGGGCGACTGGGCGACCAAGGCGCTGCGCGCCGACCTCCGCCGCTCGGGTTTCCGCTGCTATGCCTGGGGCCTCGGCTTCAACCGCGGCGCGACCGCCGACATCATCGATCGCATCGACACCCGCGTCCAGTGGATCATCGACCGCACCGGCTATGCGCCCGCGCTCGTCGGGTGGAGCCTCGGCGGCATCTATGCGCGCGAATATGCGAAGCACCATCCGGACAAGGTCGCGCGCGTCGTGACCCTCGGCTCGCCCTTTTCGGGCAGCCGCCGCGCCAACCGGGCATGGCGCCTCTACCACCTGATCGCGCGCCATCCGGTCGACAATCCGCCGATCGACTTTCACCCCGCGCCGCGCCCCGAAATGCCGACCTTCGCGCTTTGGTCGAAGCACGACGGCGTCGTCGCGGTGAACAGCGCGCGCGGGCTTCCGCACGAAAGCGATCGCGAGGTCGAGGTCGATTGCAGCCACATGGGCTTCGCCTATGCTCCCACTTCGGTCGCGGCGATCGTCAAGGCGCTGACCGAAGAAGTATCAGCGGCAGACTGA
- a CDS encoding PQQ-dependent sugar dehydrogenase: MKNLPSLALIAALAVAACSAPGASEAAPPDIAKLDASGDHPATPLADAPFTVQEIADFNEPWAMTFIPGTRAALITEKSGKLKLWQENGPTQDVAGVPAVAYGGQGGFGDVIVAPDFAATGTIYLSWVEAGSGGTFGAVVGKAKLVQGAAPRIEGLQIIWKQDPKVAGRGHFSHRLLFSPDGKYLFIGSGERQKFDPAQDMKANLGKILRLNPDGSVPADNPFADQGGVTAQIWSLGHRNILGLAFDATGKLWNQEMGPKGGDEVNLVEAKANYGYPIVSNGDHYDGKDIPDHVTRPEFAAPKLWWNPAVSPAGLAFYNGDLYPGWKNSLLMGALSGEGLVRMAIDGETLHKSDRWDFGQRIREVEVRDDGSVWLLTDGEDGKLVKLVPKK, translated from the coding sequence ATGAAAAACCTGCCGTCCCTCGCCCTGATCGCGGCGCTCGCCGTCGCAGCCTGCTCGGCGCCCGGTGCAAGCGAAGCCGCTCCGCCCGACATCGCCAAGCTCGACGCATCGGGCGATCATCCCGCGACGCCGCTCGCCGACGCGCCTTTCACGGTGCAAGAAATAGCCGATTTCAACGAACCCTGGGCGATGACCTTCATCCCCGGCACCCGCGCAGCGCTGATCACCGAGAAATCGGGCAAATTGAAGCTGTGGCAGGAAAATGGTCCGACGCAGGACGTCGCGGGCGTGCCCGCCGTCGCCTATGGCGGTCAGGGCGGCTTCGGCGACGTCATCGTCGCCCCCGATTTCGCCGCGACCGGCACCATCTATCTGAGCTGGGTCGAAGCGGGCAGCGGCGGCACCTTCGGGGCCGTCGTCGGCAAGGCGAAGCTAGTCCAGGGCGCGGCGCCGCGGATCGAGGGCCTCCAGATCATCTGGAAACAGGATCCCAAGGTGGCGGGTCGCGGCCATTTCTCGCACCGCCTCCTCTTCTCGCCCGACGGCAAATATCTCTTCATAGGGTCGGGCGAGCGGCAGAAGTTCGATCCGGCGCAGGATATGAAGGCCAATCTCGGCAAGATCCTGCGCCTCAATCCCGACGGCAGCGTTCCGGCCGACAACCCCTTTGCCGATCAGGGCGGCGTGACTGCGCAAATCTGGTCGCTCGGCCACCGCAATATCCTGGGCCTCGCCTTCGATGCCACCGGCAAGCTCTGGAATCAGGAAATGGGGCCGAAGGGCGGCGACGAGGTCAATCTGGTCGAAGCCAAGGCCAATTACGGCTATCCGATCGTCTCTAACGGCGATCATTATGACGGCAAGGACATTCCCGACCATGTGACGCGCCCCGAATTCGCCGCACCTAAGCTGTGGTGGAACCCCGCGGTCTCACCCGCCGGCCTCGCCTTCTACAACGGCGACCTTTATCCCGGCTGGAAGAACAGCCTGTTGATGGGTGCGCTGTCGGGCGAGGGCCTCGTCCGCATGGCGATCGACGGAGAGACGCTGCACAAATCCGATCGCTGGGACTTCGGCCAGCGCATCCGCGAGGTCGAGGTGCGCGATGACGGCTCGGTCTGGCTGCTCACCGATGGCGAGGACGGCAAGCTGGTGAAGCTCGTCCCGAAGAAATAG
- a CDS encoding sigma-70 family RNA polymerase sigma factor: MTGTPAAASQPQADTLSDSEFKALLAGVIPHLRAYGRSLSGNPDLADDLTQDTMVKAWASRERFERGTSIKAWTFVILRNTFLSQMRRNKFVGEYDETAVERTMSTPANQEDSGEMADLQRGLMELPQDQREALILVGAGGMSYEEAASICDCALGTMKSRVSRARAALEEIMNSGQFSQKRADAPPSSEAVDAIMDSVETITARREAANR; the protein is encoded by the coding sequence ATGACCGGAACCCCCGCCGCTGCATCGCAGCCGCAGGCCGACACCCTGTCGGACAGCGAATTCAAGGCACTGCTCGCCGGCGTCATTCCGCATCTGCGCGCCTATGGGCGCAGCCTTTCGGGCAATCCGGATCTGGCCGACGACCTGACGCAGGATACGATGGTCAAGGCGTGGGCGTCGCGCGAGCGGTTCGAGCGCGGCACCTCGATCAAGGCGTGGACCTTCGTCATCCTGCGCAATACCTTTCTGTCGCAGATGCGCCGCAACAAATTCGTCGGCGAATATGACGAGACAGCGGTCGAACGCACGATGTCGACCCCCGCGAACCAAGAAGACAGCGGCGAGATGGCCGACCTCCAGCGCGGCCTCATGGAGTTGCCGCAGGACCAGCGCGAGGCGCTGATTCTCGTTGGCGCCGGCGGCATGTCGTATGAAGAGGCCGCGAGCATTTGCGACTGCGCGCTCGGCACGATGAAGAGCCGCGTGTCGCGCGCGCGCGCGGCGCTCGAGGAGATCATGAACAGCGGGCAATTCTCACAAAAGCGCGCCGATGCGCCGCCGTCGAGCGAGGCGGTCGATGCGATCATGGACAGCGTCGAGACGATCACCGCGCGGCGCGAAGCGGCGAACCGCTAA
- a CDS encoding NepR family anti-sigma factor, whose translation MNGKGTLPPGADAPRRAQGSFPGTQGDQWHRTLTGRQAPEPVSAKLRMIYGNIVSEQLPDNMLDLLSQLDQKSPKQ comes from the coding sequence ATGAACGGAAAGGGCACTCTCCCGCCCGGCGCCGATGCGCCGCGCCGTGCACAGGGGAGCTTCCCCGGAACGCAAGGCGACCAGTGGCATCGCACCCTGACCGGACGGCAGGCGCCCGAGCCGGTGAGCGCCAAGTTGCGCATGATTTATGGCAATATCGTTTCCGAACAATTGCCCGACAACATGCTCGACCTTCTGTCCCAGCTCGATCAGAAAAGCCCGAAGCAATAA
- a CDS encoding BLUF domain-containing protein yields MLSVTYVSVADPLIRDEDIVAILVSARRNNARDELTGALVYNGHNFLQLLEGPDDRVEACLAVIRDDPRHSGMVEVRRRAVETRDFGEWAMLYDPRFEWQGDGLARLAANGRIDVQDERIFANFMALGRRPRVG; encoded by the coding sequence TTGCTTTCCGTTACATATGTGAGTGTCGCCGATCCGTTGATCAGGGACGAGGATATCGTTGCGATTCTCGTTTCGGCGCGTCGCAACAACGCGCGCGACGAGTTGACCGGAGCGCTTGTCTATAACGGCCATAATTTCCTCCAGCTTTTAGAGGGGCCGGACGACCGGGTAGAGGCATGTCTTGCGGTCATCAGGGACGATCCGCGTCACAGTGGCATGGTCGAAGTGCGGCGCCGCGCCGTCGAGACGCGCGATTTCGGTGAATGGGCGATGCTCTATGACCCGCGCTTCGAATGGCAGGGCGATGGCTTGGCGCGGCTCGCGGCCAACGGTCGGATCGATGTGCAGGACGAGCGGATATTCGCCAATTTCATGGCGCTGGGGCGCCGCCCGCGCGTCGGGTGA
- a CDS encoding sigma-70 family RNA polymerase sigma factor, with protein MSDVTPQPLDDASFKRELAAMLPHLRAFGRSLCGNADLADDLVQETMLKAWKARAQYIPGPASMKSWAFVILRNCFLSQMRRKKFTAEYDEMAAERLLVAPDDQDDSLHLADVQRALLLLPVDQREALVLIGAGQLSYEEGAAICGCAVGTMKSRVSRGRAALQTILESGEMPRRSADEIPSSEAFRSIMDNVDHLTGGGPSPD; from the coding sequence ATCAGCGACGTAACGCCTCAACCGCTCGACGATGCCAGCTTCAAGCGTGAATTGGCCGCGATGCTACCGCATCTGCGCGCGTTCGGTCGCAGCTTGTGCGGCAATGCCGACCTTGCCGACGACCTGGTACAGGAAACGATGCTGAAGGCGTGGAAGGCGCGCGCGCAATATATTCCGGGGCCCGCCAGCATGAAGAGCTGGGCCTTCGTCATCCTGCGCAACTGTTTCCTGTCGCAGATGCGGCGCAAGAAATTCACTGCCGAATATGACGAGATGGCGGCCGAGCGGCTCCTCGTCGCGCCCGACGATCAGGACGACAGCCTGCACCTCGCCGACGTGCAGCGCGCGCTATTGTTGCTGCCCGTCGACCAGCGCGAGGCGCTGGTGCTGATCGGCGCGGGGCAATTATCCTATGAGGAAGGCGCGGCGATCTGTGGCTGTGCGGTCGGCACTATGAAGAGCCGCGTATCGCGCGGCCGCGCCGCACTGCAGACGATCCTCGAAAGCGGCGAGATGCCGCGGCGCAGCGCCGACGAGATACCGTCGAGCGAAGCGTTCCGGTCGATTATGGACAATGTCGACCATCTGACCGGCGGCGGGCCTTCGCCCGATTGA
- a CDS encoding response regulator, producing MTLGEEIRGHLPYLRRYARALTGSQQHGDNFVHTTLEVIVAAPDEFHSGDGTRIDLYRNFHRIWESAYIDDGEGRDDEEHPLVRAAHQRLVQLTPLGRQILLLTALEGFSVEEAGLITGTDQPTVETLLADAVGELDRESRTSVLIIEDEPLIAMELEQIVRDLGHRVAGIATTHEDAVAAFEETDAGLVLADIQLADGSSGIDAVQDILAIAPVPAIFITAFPERLLTGGRVEPTFLISKPFRENTVRAAISQSLLFTPQLAA from the coding sequence ATGACATTGGGTGAGGAAATTCGGGGCCATCTTCCCTATCTGCGCCGCTACGCGCGCGCGCTGACGGGCAGCCAGCAGCATGGCGACAATTTCGTTCACACCACCCTCGAAGTCATCGTCGCCGCGCCTGATGAATTCCACAGCGGCGACGGCACGCGGATCGACCTCTACCGCAATTTCCACCGCATCTGGGAAAGCGCCTATATCGACGATGGCGAAGGCCGCGACGACGAAGAGCATCCGCTGGTCCGCGCCGCGCACCAGCGCCTCGTGCAGCTCACTCCGCTCGGCCGGCAGATATTGCTACTCACAGCGCTCGAGGGGTTTTCGGTCGAGGAGGCGGGGCTGATCACAGGCACCGATCAGCCAACGGTCGAGACACTGCTCGCCGACGCGGTCGGCGAACTCGACCGCGAGTCGCGCACCTCGGTGCTGATCATCGAGGACGAGCCGTTGATCGCGATGGAGCTCGAACAGATCGTCCGCGACCTCGGTCACCGCGTCGCGGGGATCGCGACGACGCACGAGGACGCGGTCGCGGCGTTCGAGGAAACCGACGCCGGCCTCGTCCTCGCCGACATCCAGCTTGCCGACGGATCGTCAGGGATCGATGCGGTGCAGGACATCCTCGCGATAGCGCCGGTGCCGGCGATCTTCATTACCGCCTTTCCCGAAAGGCTCCTCACCGGCGGACGGGTCGAGCCGACCTTCCTGATCTCGAAGCCGTTCCGCGAGAATACGGTGCGCGCCGCGATCAGCCAGAGCCTGCTCTTCACGCCGCAGCTTGCGGCGTAA
- a CDS encoding GAF domain-containing protein, whose protein sequence is MADGGSEEAKRAERLRLDTLREYRIMDTPPEAAFDRVTKMVADLYRVPIALVSLVDECRQWFKSAHGLEATETPREISFCQYVVAEGKPFVVTDVMGDPRFRDNPLVTGDLHIRFYAGVPLRAYNGAILGTLCLIDREERAPLTPTELERLEDFAGIIMAEADLRRIVGERDEAKRTLERALDFSGIATWRYDARTGAIQWSGAAAELWGADYATALAHVDDFFDRLHPDDRDAVRGVLGNSVAHGAHYATEYRIQHPERGVRWIAVHADWDVRTDDAILTGVSIDITEQKSRQENANLLMRELHHRMRNLFATVGAIISLTRHAARDVDDYVERISSRLDALNRAQNVLLGANFMTGSMHALMREVEAAFPRIRWSGPDLLLPENALVAMALFFNELATNAAKHGALTGANGQVEVSWTQEAEGNDDRRFRLTWAESGGDRKVAAPERTSFGTLLMERSVKNNLGGTIERRWEPGGLIVDITLPARWREA, encoded by the coding sequence TTGGCGGACGGAGGCAGCGAAGAGGCAAAAAGAGCCGAACGGCTGCGCCTCGATACGCTTCGCGAATATCGCATCATGGATACGCCGCCCGAGGCGGCGTTCGATCGCGTGACCAAGATGGTCGCCGATCTGTACCGCGTGCCGATCGCGCTGGTATCGCTCGTCGACGAGTGCCGCCAGTGGTTCAAATCGGCCCACGGGCTCGAGGCAACCGAAACGCCGCGCGAGATAAGCTTCTGCCAATATGTCGTCGCCGAAGGAAAGCCCTTCGTGGTGACCGACGTGATGGGCGACCCGCGCTTTCGCGATAATCCGCTCGTCACCGGCGACCTTCATATCCGCTTCTACGCCGGGGTGCCGCTCCGCGCCTATAATGGCGCGATCCTCGGGACGCTGTGCCTGATCGACCGCGAGGAGCGGGCGCCGTTGACCCCCACCGAACTCGAACGGCTGGAGGATTTCGCGGGAATCATCATGGCCGAGGCCGACCTGCGCCGTATCGTGGGCGAACGTGACGAAGCGAAGCGAACGCTCGAGCGCGCGCTCGATTTTTCGGGAATAGCGACCTGGCGTTACGATGCCCGTACGGGCGCGATCCAGTGGAGCGGCGCGGCGGCAGAACTCTGGGGCGCCGACTATGCAACCGCGCTTGCGCATGTCGACGACTTCTTCGACCGCCTCCATCCCGACGACCGCGACGCGGTCCGCGGCGTGCTCGGCAATTCGGTGGCGCATGGTGCGCATTATGCGACCGAATATCGCATTCAGCACCCTGAACGCGGCGTGCGCTGGATCGCGGTCCACGCCGACTGGGATGTCAGGACCGACGACGCGATCCTGACCGGGGTCAGCATCGATATCACCGAACAGAAAAGCCGGCAGGAAAACGCCAATCTGCTGATGCGCGAACTGCACCACCGGATGCGCAACCTGTTCGCGACGGTCGGCGCGATCATCTCGCTCACCCGCCACGCGGCGCGCGATGTCGACGATTATGTCGAGCGGATCAGCAGCCGGCTCGACGCGCTCAACCGCGCACAGAACGTCCTGCTCGGCGCCAATTTCATGACGGGGTCGATGCACGCGCTGATGCGCGAGGTCGAGGCGGCCTTTCCGCGCATCCGCTGGTCGGGGCCCGACCTGCTGCTTCCCGAAAATGCGCTCGTCGCGATGGCGCTTTTTTTCAACGAGCTCGCGACCAATGCCGCGAAGCATGGCGCGCTGACTGGCGCGAACGGCCAGGTCGAGGTGAGCTGGACGCAAGAGGCCGAGGGCAACGACGATCGCAGATTCCGCCTGACCTGGGCCGAAAGCGGCGGCGATCGCAAAGTCGCCGCGCCCGAGCGCACCAGTTTCGGCACGCTGCTGATGGAGCGGAGCGTCAAGAACAACCTCGGCGGGACGATCGAACGCCGGTGGGAACCCGGCGGGCTGATCGTCGACATCACGCTCCCCGCGCGGTGGCGAGAGGCCTGA
- a CDS encoding putative DNA modification/repair radical SAM protein, producing the protein MSAKAILEKLAVLADAAKYDASCASSGTVKRDSTETGGIGSTEGMGICHSYAPDGRCISLLKILLTNFCIYDCRFCINRASSNVERARFSPQEVVRLTLDFYKRNYIEGLFLSSGIIRSEDYTMEQLVEVARILREEHRFAGYIHLKTIAGADPGLIALAGLYADRLSTNVELPTEAGLSNFAPEKKPETIRKTMASVRVGAEDAAEAAKSRLIGKAMPPRFAPAGQSTQMIVGADAARDDDILKTATNLYSGYQLRRVYYSAYSPIPDASSDLPPVRPPLMREHRLYQADWLLRFYGFERAEIMEGATGGMLDLNIDPKLAWALQRREAFPVDINRAPRELLLRVPGLGTRAVDRIVAARRLGKLGLGDLAKLTASVKKLLPFIVTPDWRPGKLTDSADLRARFAPPAEQLALAL; encoded by the coding sequence ATGTCCGCCAAAGCGATTCTCGAAAAGCTGGCCGTGCTCGCCGACGCGGCGAAATATGACGCGTCGTGCGCGTCGTCGGGGACGGTAAAGCGCGATTCGACCGAAACAGGGGGTATCGGATCGACCGAGGGCATGGGCATCTGCCACAGCTATGCGCCCGACGGGCGCTGTATCTCGCTGCTCAAAATCCTGCTCACGAACTTTTGCATCTATGACTGCCGCTTCTGCATCAACCGCGCGTCGAGCAATGTCGAACGCGCGCGCTTCAGCCCTCAAGAGGTCGTTCGGCTCACGCTCGATTTCTACAAGCGCAACTATATCGAAGGACTGTTCCTCTCGTCGGGCATCATCCGCTCCGAAGATTATACAATGGAGCAGCTGGTCGAGGTTGCGCGCATCCTGCGCGAGGAACATCGCTTTGCCGGCTATATCCATCTGAAGACGATTGCGGGCGCCGACCCAGGATTGATCGCGCTCGCGGGACTCTATGCCGATCGCCTTTCGACCAACGTCGAACTGCCGACCGAGGCTGGGTTGTCGAACTTCGCGCCCGAGAAGAAACCCGAGACGATTCGCAAGACGATGGCGTCGGTGCGCGTCGGCGCCGAGGATGCGGCCGAAGCCGCGAAGAGCCGGCTGATCGGCAAGGCGATGCCGCCGCGCTTTGCGCCTGCGGGGCAATCGACGCAGATGATCGTCGGCGCCGATGCGGCGCGCGACGACGATATATTGAAGACCGCGACGAACCTCTATTCGGGATACCAGCTCCGCCGCGTCTATTATTCGGCCTACAGCCCGATCCCCGATGCGAGCAGCGACCTGCCGCCGGTGCGCCCGCCGCTGATGCGCGAACATCGGTTGTATCAGGCCGACTGGCTGCTGCGCTTCTATGGCTTCGAACGCGCCGAGATCATGGAGGGGGCGACCGGCGGCATGCTCGACCTGAACATAGATCCCAAGCTCGCGTGGGCGCTCCAGCGGCGCGAGGCCTTTCCGGTCGACATCAACCGCGCGCCGCGCGAGCTGCTGCTGCGCGTGCCCGGGCTCGGCACGCGCGCGGTCGACCGCATCGTCGCGGCGCGGCGTTTGGGCAAGCTCGGTCTCGGCGACCTCGCGAAGCTCACCGCCTCGGTGAAGAAACTGTTGCCCTTCATCGTCACCCCTGACTGGCGGCCGGGCAAGCTCACCGACAGCGCAGACCTCCGCGCGCGCTTCGCGCCCCCGGCCGAGCAATTGGCGTTGGCGCTGTGA